One genomic segment of Micromonospora sp. WMMC415 includes these proteins:
- a CDS encoding GGDEF domain-containing protein, protein MWAPVSTPARITAVLAAIAITAAITYHLARRRTAAYHRAALTAVVHAARRDDLTGLGNRTGLHAALADVAGRPVSVILINLDGTRAFVNRFGHRALDQLLVLTAGRLRHVASAAGGSAFRLRRDEFAVILDARVDAAGHAARLVAAVAEPTEIQLFGVSTTVTVTGCAGVAAFSPYADGDQRLALIRADRAMRVAKRAGRGQTTVFDPAAMRGLDGSHASHADGGEAR, encoded by the coding sequence GTGTGGGCACCAGTGTCCACCCCCGCGCGGATCACCGCAGTTCTCGCGGCGATAGCAATCACCGCCGCCATCACCTACCACCTGGCCCGGCGCCGCACCGCCGCCTACCACCGCGCGGCGCTGACCGCCGTCGTGCACGCCGCGCGCCGCGACGACCTGACCGGCCTGGGCAACCGCACCGGCCTCCACGCGGCCCTGGCCGACGTCGCCGGACGCCCGGTCTCCGTGATCCTGATCAACCTCGACGGAACCCGGGCGTTCGTGAACCGTTTCGGCCACCGTGCGCTCGACCAGCTGCTCGTCCTGACCGCCGGCCGTCTCCGGCACGTCGCGTCCGCCGCCGGCGGGTCGGCGTTCCGGCTGCGGCGCGACGAGTTCGCCGTCATCCTCGACGCCCGCGTCGATGCCGCCGGTCACGCCGCACGCCTCGTCGCGGCCGTCGCCGAGCCCACCGAGATCCAACTCTTCGGCGTGTCCACCACGGTCACCGTGACCGGCTGCGCCGGCGTCGCCGCCTTCTCGCCGTACGCCGACGGCGATCAGCGGCTCGCGCTCATCCGCGCCGACCGCGCGATGCGCGTGGCGAAACGGGCCGGCCGCGGGCAGACCACCGTATTCGACCCCGCGGCCATGCGCGGCCTCGACGGCTCGCATGCCTCCCACGCTGATGGCGGGGAGGCACGATGA
- a CDS encoding DUF4192 domain-containing protein, with product MVAPRKLRLTSREDIVVAVPYLLGFHPQDSLVCVVLDKQRIRFVARLDLPQPSEVHQLSAPAAQTAAMISRYGSAAIIAGYGPADRVEPAAEVFTAALLAAAVDVLEVLRVDDGSYWCLCGDTGCADGVGYDPSASILPAEAVYLGIAPLPDRAALKQLITPVTGPERDRMRAASDTALRRLTDMLSDGGISIDGGQPSPPEHVVRAGIAAVRQAYESAARGETLSDDDVAWLTAVLLVPQVRDHAWTTCDGSDEQRRLWIDVTRRAIPETTAAPACLLAITAYLAGDGALANVAVDRSLRADPDYHLAQLLGHALQAGLPPHLWQAATTGTPND from the coding sequence GTGGTCGCACCCCGCAAGCTTCGGCTCACCAGCCGCGAAGACATCGTCGTCGCGGTGCCCTACCTTCTCGGCTTCCACCCACAGGACAGCCTGGTCTGCGTCGTCCTGGACAAGCAGCGGATCCGGTTCGTCGCCCGGCTCGACCTTCCCCAGCCGTCCGAGGTCCACCAGCTGTCGGCGCCGGCCGCGCAGACCGCCGCGATGATCTCTCGGTACGGCTCGGCGGCGATCATCGCCGGCTACGGCCCGGCCGATCGCGTCGAACCCGCGGCTGAGGTGTTCACCGCGGCGCTGCTCGCTGCCGCCGTCGACGTGCTCGAAGTCCTTCGGGTGGACGATGGCAGCTACTGGTGCCTGTGCGGTGACACCGGCTGCGCCGACGGAGTCGGGTACGACCCGTCGGCCAGCATCCTCCCGGCGGAGGCGGTCTATCTCGGCATCGCCCCGCTGCCGGACCGCGCTGCGCTGAAGCAGCTGATCACGCCGGTGACCGGGCCGGAGCGCGACCGGATGCGCGCGGCGAGCGACACCGCGCTGCGGCGGCTCACCGACATGCTGTCCGACGGCGGCATCTCGATCGACGGCGGGCAGCCATCCCCACCCGAGCACGTCGTGCGCGCCGGAATCGCGGCGGTGCGGCAGGCGTACGAGTCCGCTGCTCGCGGCGAAACCTTGTCCGACGATGACGTGGCATGGCTGACCGCCGTGCTCCTGGTGCCGCAGGTCCGCGACCACGCCTGGACGACCTGCGACGGCAGCGACGAACAGCGGCGACTGTGGATCGACGTCACCCGCCGCGCCATCCCAGAGACGACAGCCGCGCCGGCCTGCCTGCTCGCCATCACCGCCTACCTCGCCGGTGACGGCGCGCTGGCGAACGTCGCCGTGGACCGGTCTTTGCGCGCCGACCCGGACTACCACCTCGCGCAGCTGCTCGGCCACGCCCTGCAGGCCGGCCTGCCGCCGCACCTGTGGCAGGCCGCCACCACCGGCACGCCCAACGACTAA
- a CDS encoding DNA-processing protein DprA — MDTYSDERIARATLGWLCEPGDSGLRKLLADHGPVETFDMLSVRGVPFVARLEIRHLPPSWLWGEAVVAVDGAQRGGGRVVIPTDPDWPTGLRDLDGGEPVCLWARGTAPIPRQAASVTIVGSRASSNYGNHVAADLAAQLAGQHRTVVSSGALGIDGTALRAALAAEGDAVAVLPCGLDQLHPHQHRGLFERLAVDGLLLSVWPPGARPTLWRTAATQMLLAALTAGTVVVEASLRSRALQVLRQAIDLGRVGMVVPGPVTSGVSAGCHELLRTDPRVRPVAHGGHVLADLAPQPGSAPDEGGGAGDGDA; from the coding sequence ATGGACACCTACTCCGACGAGCGGATTGCGCGGGCCACGCTCGGATGGCTGTGTGAGCCGGGCGATTCCGGCCTGCGAAAGCTGCTGGCCGACCACGGCCCGGTCGAGACGTTCGACATGTTGTCGGTGCGTGGTGTGCCGTTCGTTGCCCGGTTGGAGATCCGGCATCTGCCCCCGTCCTGGCTGTGGGGCGAGGCGGTCGTCGCCGTGGACGGGGCCCAGCGGGGCGGCGGTCGGGTGGTGATCCCGACCGATCCCGACTGGCCGACCGGACTGCGTGACCTCGACGGCGGGGAGCCGGTGTGTCTGTGGGCGCGCGGGACGGCCCCGATCCCGCGGCAGGCGGCCTCGGTCACCATCGTCGGGTCGCGGGCCAGCAGCAACTACGGCAACCACGTGGCAGCCGACCTCGCCGCCCAGCTCGCGGGCCAGCACCGGACGGTGGTGTCCTCCGGCGCGCTCGGGATCGACGGCACAGCCCTGCGGGCCGCGCTGGCCGCCGAGGGCGACGCGGTCGCGGTCCTGCCCTGCGGACTCGACCAACTCCACCCGCACCAGCATCGCGGGCTGTTCGAACGCCTCGCCGTCGACGGCCTGCTGCTCAGCGTCTGGCCCCCAGGCGCCCGGCCGACCCTGTGGCGGACGGCGGCCACCCAGATGCTGCTGGCGGCGCTCACGGCCGGCACGGTTGTAGTCGAAGCGTCGCTGCGCAGCCGGGCGTTGCAGGTGCTCCGGCAGGCCATCGACTTGGGCCGTGTCGGCATGGTCGTGCCCGGTCCGGTCACGTCCGGCGTGTCGGCCGGCTGCCACGAACTGTTGCGCACCGACCCGCGGGTCCGACCGGTCGCCCATGGTG
- a CDS encoding GGDEF domain-containing protein: MHLAPLVTAMRWIAIAATTLVQSVVVCLLVTDRGELAGVIAALGIALQALLLAGYNHIAVRATDRIAELAKDLAVADMDPVTGLAVRRVAERHLFDAAGTDVTVALIDVDGMHDINTAHTHDGGDLYLAALAERLVHAAEPGELVARLGGDEFIVVTPRDPHTLAWSLAAAVALPVTIDTITRPMRVSIGICRTPGGDPHTALGQADRAMYTAKQRGSGIEHYDPARDGEPLSHGVRPAVRHRNRRAARNTAHNT; encoded by the coding sequence ATGCACCTCGCTCCATTGGTGACGGCCATGCGCTGGATCGCGATCGCCGCCACGACGCTCGTCCAGTCCGTCGTTGTCTGCCTACTGGTCACCGACCGCGGCGAGTTGGCGGGCGTCATCGCTGCGCTCGGCATCGCCCTGCAGGCGCTCCTGCTGGCCGGCTACAACCACATCGCCGTGCGCGCCACGGACCGCATCGCCGAGCTGGCGAAGGACCTCGCGGTCGCGGACATGGACCCCGTCACCGGGCTCGCGGTCCGCCGCGTCGCGGAACGGCACCTCTTCGACGCCGCCGGCACCGACGTGACCGTCGCCCTCATCGACGTCGACGGCATGCACGACATCAACACCGCCCACACCCACGACGGCGGCGACCTGTACCTCGCCGCACTCGCCGAACGGCTCGTCCACGCCGCCGAACCCGGCGAACTCGTCGCCCGCCTCGGCGGCGACGAGTTCATCGTCGTCACGCCGCGGGACCCCCACACCCTCGCCTGGTCTCTGGCCGCCGCGGTCGCGCTGCCCGTCACGATCGACACGATCACGCGGCCGATGCGCGTCAGTATCGGCATCTGCCGCACCCCCGGCGGTGACCCGCACACCGCCCTCGGCCAGGCCGACCGGGCCATGTACACCGCGAAGCAGCGCGGCAGCGGAATCGAGCACTACGACCCCGCCCGCGACGGCGAGCCGCTCTCGCACGGCGTCCGCCCGGCGGTCCGGCACCGCAACCGGCGCGCCGCCCGCAACACCGCCCACAACACCTGA
- a CDS encoding replication-relaxation family protein yields the protein MSAHTESRHIPEGELSTGDTPLVVLRTTDLRRTSTHTLIDISHRLRPRDYTIASLLDEHTTLTTEHLTSILFANPTTCRHRLQLLRRLGFIDRFIRNRPGAPNPVCWLPGLLSSRYTALARDDSPPTARALRERQDRVYSSPTLEHILAVNDVFVSLLVHARRHPGAALTRWWSERTTAAAFGHRIKPDGHGVWTDGNEETGFFIELDRGTEPIGRLIDKLASHRKLRAEGGPQYPIVFVLPSRLREQNLHRKLTDRPEPSLVVATTSPESGLDLAGPVWRLAGNGRHRLTLADLPSSHGQPGPLAPGPAQPADHPLRLVLGSAA from the coding sequence ATGTCCGCTCACACCGAATCCCGACACATCCCCGAGGGGGAACTCTCGACGGGGGACACGCCCCTGGTCGTGCTTCGCACGACCGACCTGCGTCGAACCTCCACCCACACCCTCATCGACATCTCCCACCGCCTGCGACCTCGCGACTACACCATCGCCTCACTCCTCGACGAGCACACCACCCTGACCACCGAGCACCTGACCTCGATCCTGTTCGCCAACCCCACCACCTGCCGTCACCGCCTGCAGCTGCTGCGCCGGCTCGGCTTCATCGACCGGTTCATCCGCAACCGGCCCGGCGCACCCAACCCGGTCTGCTGGCTGCCCGGCCTGCTCTCCTCCCGGTACACGGCGCTGGCCCGCGACGACAGCCCGCCCACGGCCAGGGCCCTGCGGGAACGCCAGGATCGGGTCTACTCCAGCCCAACCCTGGAACACATCCTCGCGGTCAACGACGTCTTCGTCTCCCTGCTCGTGCACGCCCGCCGTCATCCCGGCGCGGCGCTGACCCGCTGGTGGTCCGAACGCACCACGGCGGCGGCGTTCGGCCACCGGATCAAACCCGACGGCCACGGCGTCTGGACCGACGGCAACGAGGAAACGGGATTCTTCATCGAGCTCGATCGCGGCACCGAGCCGATCGGTCGGTTGATCGACAAGTTGGCCTCCCACCGGAAGCTGCGCGCCGAGGGCGGTCCGCAGTACCCGATCGTGTTCGTCCTGCCCAGCCGGCTGCGGGAGCAGAACCTGCACCGCAAGCTCACCGACCGGCCCGAACCGAGCCTCGTTGTCGCCACAACCTCGCCGGAGTCCGGGCTCGATCTGGCCGGCCCAGTGTGGCGGCTGGCCGGCAACGGCCGCCACCGGCTCACCCTGGCCGACCTGCCCAGCAGCCACGGCCAGCCCGGCCCACTCGCTCCTGGGCCGGCGCAGCCCGCCGACCACCCGCTCCGGTTGGTCCTCGGCTCCGCCGCCTGA